The following proteins are co-located in the Besnoitia besnoiti strain Bb-Ger1 chromosome Unknown contig00007, whole genome shotgun sequence genome:
- a CDS encoding uncharacterized protein (encoded by transcript BESB_074750) has protein sequence MNEACFDANLKASSSGRSGSRGLPARGPCVHGPGVSERGSAEPLGSLTGGRGGLQENCAAFSRAPQQVSTLANTQEEDAASVETREVYAGILERYRALLYSLTPVSEKAQGTGRLRHHIDAEEGGADAGLDPAGMRCSAWRDELNKRNMIEFVVASEEGLRLCSTKRFVDIAALVVLRLHLPPSLLSQFVHTLVQVSRDCAALQPLFAACEKLAPAPDDGSAAGRGPASSLGLPPALSAGEELTLAGRHVGAVWGLPRLMNLFLTLCALERRGVAREIEGAASLREMVTLGLLAIVKDGGSEVSSMSLAQVLQGISATSTAAQDGGTGKQLAGALQRALGWRLEQEFCLSQGAEETAAPDAENLASRVDFLCETLHAVNSCDPVDRSLLAALAQSVAVLTRDVAAEQARLQLRLSEDPHRGGEPLTSRLQSDAALMASLARCVMASKRASCSLSADLNADAATTQRQTAVQGPHAEDGAEIRSLSEMHEYLVHAFAVLHTQLLKSARQAVTADAQLLREGFSENLVRALQCSLRAVVYLQQSTRDQTATVNLHSGAKHTLESLDALVFPAVDFLECLFSPVTRHVANPSSWRSETTSKTDKDLFAAAAKGCVPYPRAPPNSPFTILATTARQSSPVSACTPLSEVDREPRQSETPSSADDRQERARLRLLDELLGEGGVLQLASILLLQSKKGRTKLDELVRPLLPQLPKPQLLQLLKILSQVGLLPVLAEAVPAASSGAPAASPFSGPPDHSPPENSAGSFLAGQLAARLAGDGETDTRPQDIQARPGSGHCEEPAGLDAAAADAKIKAESVAQRDRLGGALAHEGATTYDEHESDEGTVDTPSDVWSEPSPVAVFDAIVNELERQRRSSSAASGRGLRTGGQTAEQEGLDVEDVILLSTCFGTEEVAKQVHQPSSLRFFSDSLPHLAAERLQALEQAPPKNEEGSGRATESKAPHDRAALLISRVTQAVEAVHRHSPCAQHSAASFATDTEPAESASPSVPCPSTQGLASLEMSLLFEAAAKTFTVSSLRGLSPLSLNLLLAASSRAAFSHTQLLRRPELGATPEKEDAWGETADHAEDALRMWKAHAQLHNAVATSLIIERQPDHVPEAGQTRLFLLSYLGLLELRKQLMSAQTGSSGPAGTPPPEARLCAPIWAQDPHAEDLWLDAQETFGKSLRQVVASLGSQARSVNAPSDEDIAETLHVIKLISDLSPAAAALLESMGLPLGQRAGAGESRGSTAASTGFLSSGAALQQRRERMKAFFEFSGTPDRQAANGTSRISSDINSDSARDASPVKPRGFFSRVFGR, from the exons ATGAACGAGGCTTGCTTCGATGCGAACCTCaaggcctcttcgtctgGTCGCTCCGGCAGCAGGGGGCTGCCCGCCAGGGGCCCCTGCGT CCATGGGCCTGGCGTCTCGGAGCGTGGCTCGGCAGAGCCTCTCGGGTCTTTGACGGGAGGGCGTGGTGGACTCCAGGAGAACTGCGCTGCCTTTTCCCGTGCTCCACAGCAGGTGTCCACGCTCGCCAACAcacaggaggaggacgccgcatCCGTGGAGACGAGGGAGGTATACGCTGGCATTTTGGAACGCTATCGGGCGCTTCTGTACTCGCTCACACCCgtgagcgagaaggcgcaagGGACCGGCCGTCTGCGCCACCACatcgacgcggaagaaggcggcgcagatgcAGGGTTGGATCCTGCAGGgatgcgctgcagcgcatgGAGAGACGAACTGAACAAACGAAATATGATTGAGTTCGTTGTGGCTAGCGAAGAAggccttcgtctctgcagcaCGAAAAGGTTCGTCGACATTGCAGCACTGGTTGTCCTTCGACTCCAcctgccgccgtctctcctgTCCCAGTTTGTCCACACGCTCGTCCAGGTCTCTCGCgactgcgccgccctccagccgctcttcgccgcctgtgAAAAACTCGCTCCTGCCCCAGACGATGGGTCAGCCGCAGGGCGGGGccctgcctcttctctcggcTTGCCTCCCGCTCTTTCAGCGGGCGAGGAACTCACCCTCGCAGGGCGACATGTAGGCGCTGTCTGGGGTCTTCCGCGTTTGATGAACCTCTTCCTGACGCTCTGCGCTCTGGAGCGACGTGGTGTTGCTCGGGAAatcgagggcgccgcgagcttgCGAGAGATGGTCACCTTGGGGTTGCTGGCAATCGTGAAAGACGGAGGGAGTGAAGTGTCCTCGATGTCGCTTGCTCAGGTCCTGCAAGGCATTTCGGCGACATcgacagctgcgcaggaTGGCGGCACCGGCAAGCAGCTTGCCGGTGCTCTCCAGCGAGCTCTCGGTTGGCGCTTGGAACAGGAGTTCTGTCTTTCGCAGGGGGCTGAGGAGACTGCCGCCCCAGACGCAGAAAATCTTGCTTCCCGGGTGGACTTCCTCTGCGAGACCTTGCACGCAGTGAACTCATGCGACCCTGTGGACCGCTCTCTTCTGGCTGCGCTAGCGCAGAGCGTCGCGGTCTTAACTAGGGACGTGGCAGCCGAGCaagcgcgtctgcagcttcgTCTCTCGGAGGACCCCCACCGCGGTGGCGAACCTTTGACGTCCCGGCTGCAAAGTGACGCGGCTCTCATGGCTagcctcgcccgctgcgtcATGGCGTCAAAACGTGCCTCTTGTAGTCTTTCAGCCGACTTGAATGCGGatgcggcgacgacgcagaggcaaaCGGCCGTGCAGGGACCCCATGCAGAGGATGGAGCAGAAATTCGAAGCCTCTCGGAGATGCACGAGTATCTTGTGCACGCATTTGCGGTTCTTCACACACAGCTGCTGAAGTCGGCACGGCAAGCGGTTacagcagacgcgcagctgctgcgcgagggcTTTTCTGAGAATCTTGTCCGCGCCCTTCAGTGTTCGCTTCGGGCCGTGGTGTATCTACAACAGAGCACGCGTGACCAAACAGCTACGGTGAATCTCCATTCCGGTGCGAAGCACACTCTTGAGAGCCTCGACGCTTTGGTTTTCCCGGCAGTGGACTTCCTCGAGTGTCTGTTCTCTCCCGTAACTAGACACGTCGCGAATCCCTCGTCCTGGCGCTCAGAAACGACATCCAAAACCGACAAAGATCttttcgctgcggcggccaaGGGGTGCGTGCCTTACCCGCGAGCTCCACCCAACTCTCCCTTCACAATTCTGGCGACCACAGCTCGCCAgtcctctcctgtctctgcgtgcacCCCCCTATCGGAAGTAGACAGGGAGCCACGACAGTCTGAGACGCCCTCGTCTGCCGACGATCGGCAAGAGCGGgcacgtctgcgtctgcttgaCGAACTGTtgggagagggaggcgtgCTTCAATTGGCGTCCATCTTGCTACTCCAGTCGAAAAAAGGACGCACGAAGCTCGACGAGTTAGTTCGCCCGctcctgccgcagctgccgaagCCGCAATTGCTTCAGCTACTGAAGATTCTGTCACAGGTTGGCCTGTTGCCTGTACTTGCGGAGGCGGtgcccgctgcctcttccgGCGCTCCAGCTGCATCTCCCTTTAGCGGACCCCCGGATCATTCGCCGCCGGAGAACTCCGCAGGCTCTTTCCTCGCAGGGCAGTTGGcagcgcggctggcgggagATGGCGAGACTGACACACGGCCGCAAGACATCCAGGCGAGACCGGGATCAGGCCACTGTGAGGAACCCGCTGGCTtagacgcggcggcggcggacgcgaagaTAAAGGCAGAAAGTGTAGCTCAAAGGGATAGGCTCGGTGGTGCCCTCGCTCACGAGGGCGCGACGACATACGACGAACACGAATCTGACGAGGGCACCGTGGACACGCCGTCAGACGTGTGGTCTGAGCCGTCACCTGTTGCCGTTTTTGACGCAATAGTTAATGAActcgagagacagcggcgaagcagcagcgcagcaaGCGGCAGGGGGTTACGTACGGGGGGCCAGACAGCAGAGCAGGAGGGTCTGGATGTTGAAGACGTCATTCTTCTCTCTACGTGCTTCGGAACGGAGGAGGTTGCGAAGCAGGTGCACCAACCTTCGTCTCTCCGTTTCTTCTCTGATAGTTTGCCGCATCTAGCTGCAGAGAGGCTGCAAGCGCTTGAGCAGGCACCGCCTAAAAACGAAGAGGGAAGCGGCCGAGCGACAGAAAGCAAAGCTCCTCACGACCGCGCCGCACTGTTGATCTCTCGAGTCACACAAGCTGTGGAGGCG GTTCACCGACATAGTCCTTGCGCGCAGCACTCAGCCGCCTCGTTTGCCACCGATACGGAGCCAGCAGAGAGCGCCTCCCCTTCTGTGCCTTGCCCATCGACTCAGGGGCTAGCGTCGTTAGAGAtgtctctcctctttgaAGCCGCAGCAAAGACCTTCACCGTctcgtctcttcgcggcctATCACCGTTGTCCCTTaacctcctcctcgcggcctcgtctcggGCGGCGTTCAGCcacacgcagctgctgcgacgTCCAGAGCTCGGAGCGACTCCTGAAAAGGAGGATGCTTGGGGTGAAACCGCG GACCATGCGGAGGACGCTTTGAGAATGTGGAAAGCACATGCACAGCTTCACAACGCCGTGGCGACGTCGCTCATCATTGAGCGGCAGCCCGATCACGTGCCAGAAGCTGGCCAG ACCCGTTTGTTCCTGCTGTCGTATCTCGGTCTGCTCGAGCTTCGGAAGCAACTTATGTCTGCTCAAACGGGCTCCTCTGGACCGGCGGGCACCCCTCCTCCAGAGGCGCGGCTGTGCGCCCCAATTTGGGCGCAAGATCCGCACGCAGAGGACCTCTGGCTGGACGCACAGGAGACCTTTGGGAAGAGTTTGCGGCAAGTTGTTGCCTCGCTGGGGAGCCAGGCTCGCAGCGTGAACGCACCGTCAGACGAAG ACATTGCAGAGACGCTTCACGTTATCAAGCTAATCTCTGATCTCTCGCCCGCAGCAG CGGCGCTTCTTGAGTCCATGGGACTGCCACTTGGACAGCGCGCGGGggcaggcgagagccgcggctccACAGCAGCCAGCACCGGTTTTCTTAGCTCTGGCGCGGCtttgcagcagcggcgggaaCGCATGAAGGCGTTCTTTGAGTTCTCCGGGACTCCCGATAGACAGGCTGCAAACGGCACGTCGAG GATCTCCTCAGATATCAACTCTGACTCAGCCAGGGACGCCTCACCTGTCAAGCCACGAGgctttttctcgcgcgtgttTGGGCGCTGA
- a CDS encoding uncharacterized protein (encoded by transcript BESB_074760): MSSDEAHCPPPSRHHRRHRERKSDGESDDKSKVSGSSSQGRPSLLDYRGLSAPTACDGFSRPSTSFLVAAPDGGQLQQIVPGGVAAPFFSVGGSLHGFPQPQNVAVVPQMSPAGVNMTVQQQCSPSPPIFFAGLGHSQMLIQQPPPPQHMLVQAPGQSQVTVEPAGPQQISVQLCGSQQVGLQAAGASQPQAEAQQTGTRLVPGDSSQVTAQPSSNSQPQLILQPHIPQAPAQVHSQTLALSQPGQCIPTPAQACALCPQCGVATQVVSPPVGSYYQPAGNDSQVYILQGPAAGASSVSASGTLYSATANPEGTAAYSPLGAMLIQQPPHLPQCVSTAVPGQSVSNCYPVGRTATATVNVVGPPTTSVQTGAPGMMIPSAGGMLVPAAEGVAMPTVLPQGAVLTAAGQGPVVTAGGVVCQPLMVYAGATTPAGLPATLHVMPSSLAALHAGHVFSRPGRKGAGGEDSKEQRKISFPWCGASES, encoded by the coding sequence ATGAGTTCGGACGAAGCGCACTGCCCGCCGCCGAGTCGTCATCATCGACGGCACCGCGAGCGCAAGTCCGACGGGGAGTCGGATGACAAAAGCAAGGTCAGCGGATCCAGTTCTCAGGGTCGCCCATCCTTGTTAGATTACCGGGGGCTTTCCGCGCCTACTGCCTGCGATGGATTTTCTCGTCCTTCTACATCTTTCTTGGTCGCGGCACCTGATGgagggcagctgcagcagataGTTCCGGGTGGCGTGGCTgctcccttcttctctgtggGCGGGAGCTTGCATGGCTTTCCCCAGCCGCAAAACGTCGCGGTCGTCCCGCAGATGTCGCCTGCGGGAGTCAATATGACTGTTCAGCAGCAGTGTTCTCCGTCTCCACCTATTTTCTTTGCCGGCCTTGGGCATTCGCAGATGCTTATTCAGCAGCCGCCTCCCCCTCAGCACATGCTAGTACAGGCTCCTGGGCAGTCCCAAGTCACGGTGGAGCCAGCGGGTCCCCAACAAATCTCTGTCCAGCTGTGCGGATCCCAGCAAGTAGGCCTTcaagccgcaggcgcctctcagCCGCAGGCCGAAGCGCAGCAGACAGGGACGCGATTGGTCCCAGGAGACTCTTCCCAGGTGACTGCACAACCATCAAGCAACTCTCAGCCTCAACTCATCCTTCAGCCGCACATTCCACAAGCCCCTGCTCAGGTTCACTCCCAGACTCTGGCACTTTCGCAACCTGGCCAGTGCATCCCGACCCCTGCGCAAGCTTGCGCCTTGTGCCCTCAGTGCGGGGTCGCCACACAAGTGGTTTCTCCGCCAGTGGGGTCGTATTATCAGCCCGCCGGAAACGACTCGCAGGTTTATATCCTGCAGGGCCCCGCTGCGGGGGCAAGTTCGGTCAGCGCGTCAGGCACGCTCTACAGCGCCACTGCTAACCCTGAAGGCACAGCCGCCTATTCTCCGCTAGGCGCGATGCTGATCCAGCAGCCACCCCACCTGCCGCAGTGTGTTTCAACTGCGGTGCCTGGACAGTCCGTGTCGAACTGCTACCCTGTTGGTCGGACGGCTACAGCCACTGTCAACGTGGTAGGGCCCCCCACAACGTCTGTGCAAACAGGCGCACCAGGGATGATGATCCCCTCTGCCGGAGGAATGCTGGTGCCGGCAGCCGAAGGCGTTGCGATGCCTACTGTGCTACCTCAAGGAGCTGTTCTTACTGCTGCAGGCCAGGGACCTGTCGTGACAGCCGGAGGCGTCGTATGCCAGCCACTGATGGTGTACGCTGGGGCCACAACCCCAGCGGGACTGCCTGCGACGCTGCATGTCATGCCGTCATCGCTTGCCGCCCTGCACGCTGGACATGTCTTCAGTCGACCAGGCAGGAAGGGAGCGGGGGGCGAGGACAGCAAAGAGCAGAGAAAGATAAGCTTTCCTTGGTGTGGAGCGTCTGAGTCGTGA
- a CDS encoding uncharacterized protein (encoded by transcript BESB_074770) — MRPASGVCSPSSASALPSPSASSVAVTSSAGLSLSPPPPSSPGDLPGTIKKLRSALRRLRYPPALQHPLLQRTSGTYSPGLSDECLSRGDVTEFLAIFHFLCLQLSEGVWRAFQDRGYDLLYKTDQRFVQTLWKFLRDECNYRPALTVSQFLSPTGFAERKIHLCLDLIHICRQIHNNHAAQHHPRRPRSSQSPPLSAGALVSRGDSEDENKCPGARGTRGSLQASVASSHSAHSLTPKGRNDIHEPVLAPRPGKSADYFLRSPSRGRTGPVAASGKHKESRQFKDADNVSMSAPLTNGWQPSPWSASGHPGGPRRDDKVDSAPQNSDTSAVSSRVGGANGLAATKGCAETFPGCVGLAGEATFRGWGGLQGQAGGEIAMSAQVLHVLMEQVSNLSSKVGAFSEHVASSIDELHLQLQLLQTRVSIVESRLAFSITDSAPKAPATASPASPQTSEDFLHATASSSRSRTATFADGGKPTAPSGASPPVSSPVASFQPQAAAAPSWQPGRGGVPVNEPTAPARPLVEARGQACASVSQEQPAARPEAARVLSVQMPSRRLASPCDTRLECLADQPAGSPSEGRRQGEHACDEGSADSRPAAASHWQAQEDGTSPQTEARFFASEETEFLATTSAPEKWGLEKGEGSAPTQGLLDPLDVEMQQNVLRITEKLNSLQAVLRRSTRKADCAPVSYSSAAVGAPSVRTPLGARSPSHVGAYGPVSGDTGSSSVCCGSAIFASDLDSSGPILPGYGAAAPRRSADAFRILQRSSPLTPAAQDRGPDSGSPAGGAEASSPVDTPYHAEEWTCSFSKTSGSTEENRGMVTDAPGLPSFAAQAMGSDRGTGQGVRVSKKASAAPRGTVGDSCSPASDGGKARGAERAEGMERILTSHCSEPAERGHQSQQTPFFGLSCSSDGAGSELLDSSTASASKATPPYRLPQDLGSSSDLRGVFSPGK; from the exons ATGCGGCCTGCTTCAGGTGTGtgttcgccttcctccgcctcagcgctgccttctccctcAGCCTCTTCAGTGGCTGTGACTTCGTCGGCGGgactttctctctctcctcctccgccgtcgtctccgggAGATCTCCCAGGCACCATCAAGAAGCTCCGCTCGGCTTTGAGGCGTCTGAGGTATCCTCCAGCTCTTCAGCATCCCCTCCTTCAGAGGACATCTGGCACATACTCTCCAGGGCTGAGTGACGAATGCTTGAGCCGGGGGGATGTCACGGAATTTCTCGCAATTTTTCACTTCCTTTGCCTCCAATTGAGCGAAGGCGTTTGGCGAGCGTTTCAGGACCGAGGCTACGATCTTCTTTACAAGACTGATCAACGCTTCGTTCAAACTCTCTGGAAGTTCCTG CGGGACGAGTGCAACTACAGGCCAGCGTTGACTGTGTCCCAGTTTTTGTCACCAACGGGATTCGCGGAACGGAAGATCCACCTGTGTCTGGATCTCATCCACATTTGCCGACAAATTCACAACAACCACGCGGCCCAGCATCATCCGCGCCGGCCCCGGAGTAGCCAGAGCCCCCCGCTCTCTGCGGGGGCTTTGGTCAGTAGGGGCGACTCGGAGGATGAGAACAAATGTCCCGGGGCGCGAGGGACCAGAGGCTCGCTCCAAGCGTCAGTTGCAAGCAGCCACTCGGCGCACAGCCTGACGCCAAAGGGACGCAATGACATCCATGAGCCAGTGCTCGCCCCAAGGCCGGGGAAGTCCGCGGACTACTTTCTCCGTTCCCCCTCAAGAGGGCGAACCGGGCCTGTGGCGGCCTCCGGCAAGCACAAGGAAAGCAGGCAATTCAAAGATGCAGACAACGTGAGCATGTCAGCTCCGCTGACGAACGGATGGCAGCCTTCACCATGGAGCGCGAGTGGGCATCCGGGAGGCCCGCGGAGAGACGATAAGGTAGATAGCGCCCCCCAAAACAGCGACACCTCTGCCGTTTCCTCGCGCGTAGGAGGAGCGAACGGTCTGGCGGCGACAAAAGGATGCGCAGAGACATTTCCCGGATGCGTCGGCCTCGCTGGCGAAGCCACTTTTAGAGGGTGGGGCGGCCTGCAAGGGCAAGCGGGCGGCGAAATTGCCATGAGTGCCCAGGTGCTTCATGTTCTGATGGAG CAAGTCTCTAACTTGAGTAGCAAGGTGGGCGCCTTCAGCGAGCATGTGGCCTCGTCGATCGACGAGTTGCACCTTCAGCTTCAGcttctgcagacgcgcgtgtCCATCGTGGAAAGCCGCCTCGCTTTTTCTATCACGGACTCAGCGCCCAAAGCACCGGCAACAGCGTCTCCGGCGAGTCCCCAGACTTCTGAGGACTTCTTGCATGCGACCGCAAGTTCCAGCCGTTCCAGAACGGCGACtttcgccgacggcggcaagCCAACTGCGCCGTCAGgggcctcgcctcctgtctcttccCCGGTGGCATCCTTCCAgccgcaggctgctgcagcgccttcatGGCAGCCTGGACGTGGAGGCGTCCCAGTGAACGAGCCtactgcgcccgcgcggccgcttgTCGAGGCTCGTGGGCaggcctgcgcctctgtctctcaaGAACAGCCAGCGGCGAGGCCAGAGGCCGCACGAGTGCTTTCTGTACAGATGCCGTCGAGGAGGCTTGCGAGTCCGTGCGACACGAGACTGGAGTGCCTCGCGGACCAGCCAGCAGGGTCGCCTTCTGAAGGGCGCAGGCAGGGGGAGCACGCCTGTgacgaaggcagcgcggACTCACggccagcagcagcgtcgcATTGGCAAGCGCAGGAGGATGGCACCAGCCCCCAGACAGAAGCGCGCTTTTTTGCGTCTGAGGAAACTGAGTTCCTCGCGACCACTTCCGCCCCCGAAAAGTGGGGACTAGAGAAGGGGGAGGGGTCCGCCCCAACTCAGGGCCTTCTGGACCCTCTTGACGTCGAGATGCAACAGAATGTCCTTCGGATCACGGAAAAACTCAACAGTCTCCAAGCAGTACTCCGGCGTTCCACCAGGAAAGCCGACTGTGCCCCTGTGTCCTACTCCTCTGCTGCCGTGGGAGCGCCTTCTGTGCGAACGCCTCTGGGAGCGCGGTCGCCTAGTCACGTAGGCGCGTATGGCCCTGTTTCAGGCGATACAGGTAGCTCGTCCGTTTGCTGTGGAAGTGCCATTTTCGCGTCTGACCTCGACTCTTCAGGGCCGATCCTACCGGGGTATGGAGCGGCTGCGCCACGTCGCAGCGCGGATGCATTCAGAATACTTCAGCGGTCATCCCCCCtgacgcctgcggcgcaggacCGCGGCCCCGATTCTGGgtcgcccgcaggcggcgccgaggcgtccTCTCCTGTGGACACTCCATATCACGCAGAGGAGTGGACGTGTAGTTTTTCGAAAACCTCCGGGAGCACAGAAGAGAACCGAGGTATGGTGACCGACGCACCAGGGCTTCCGTCTTTTGCGGCCCAAGCGATGGGGTCGGATCGAGGGACAGGTCAGGGCGTTCGCGTGTCGAAAAAAGCGTCAGCGGCCCCTCGAGGCACAGTGGGAGATAGCTGCAGTCCTGCGTCAGACGGAGGGAAGGCGCGGGGAGCGGAGCGCGCCGAAGGGATGGAACGCATTCTCACGAGTCACTGTTCGGAgccggcagagagaggccaTCAGAGCCAACAGACTCCCTTTTTTGGtctcagctgcagcagcgacggcgcaggcagTGAACTGCTCGACTCCTCCACGGCGTCGGCCTCGAAAGCCACGCCCCCCTATCGCTTGCCACAGGATCTGGGGAGCAGCAGTGATTTGCGTGGAGTTTTTTCTCCTGGGAAGTAG